DNA sequence from the Oceanotoga teriensis genome:
TGAGAAACTTCTACAGCTTTAGAAGCTTTCATAAGATTTTCAATTATCAAACTTATTTGATGAGTAGCCGTTTTAGAACTATCAGCAAGCTTTCTTATCTCATCTGCAACAACAGCAAAACCCTTTCCAGCTTCTCCTGCACGTGCTGCTTCTATAGCAGCATTTAAAGCTAAAAGACTCGTTTGTTCCGTTATTGATTCTATAGTTTCTATTATCTTTTCAACTTCTTTTACATCATTATTCAAAGCATCAACATCTTCTTTAGTTTTATCTGTCTTTTCTATAGCTTTCTTTATTATATTGACTATTGATTTTACCGAATTTTCTCCATCAAGAGCAGCCTCATTTGTTTCATTAGCTTTTTCATTCAATTCATTTATAATTCTTGATAAACTCTGTGATGATGCAGAAATTTCTTCTATAGAAGATAAAACTTCTTCGATAAAAGAAGATATGTTATTAGAATTAGATTTTATATTCTCTATTTGAGCTCCAAGTTCTTCTGATGTGGCAGTAGTTTCTTCAGAAACAGCTGAAAGTTCATTGGCTGATTTATCAACCTCATCTGAAGAATCTTTTATACTCCCTATAATACTTTTTTGACTTCTAATGAGTTTATCAAATGAATTCGCAAGATTTCCAACCTCATCTTTTAATGCTTTAACTTTATCATCAATTTCAATTTTTAAATCTCCATTTGAAAGTTTTTCAGCATCTTCTGAAATGATTTTTATAGGTTTAACAATTTTATTAGTTAAAAACATTATTAAAATTATGGAAAGAACTATTATTATAATTGTAACTATTAAAATAATATTAGCCATGCTATATATGCCTTCAAATAATTCAGAATCTTCAACTCTCAAAACAATTACCCAATCATTAAATAAAGTATAAAAACCAGCTGTATAATTTATATCATTATATTTATATGAAGAACTACCTTTTTCATTATTAACAACAGTATTTTGAAGTTCTTTGAGACCAAGTTGTTCAAAATACTTTCCTTCATGATCCTCACTAACAATTATTTTGCCTTTAGAATCTAACAACATGGCTTTTCCTGTATCATATTTGCTTAGATTTAAAATATCATTCCTAAAAGAGGTAAAATTCAAATCAGTTCCAACAACAGCGATTATTTTATTATCAATAAAAACTGGCATACTATGACTTAATATTATTTCACCATCCCATTCATAAGGATCTGTCCAAATTAAATTTCTCTCTTTTATTGTCTGTTCAAGCCATTGCATATCAATATCATCATATTTACTTTTCTCTACCATTTTTTCCCTTTTAATACCCTCACTTTTATTGTACAAACTCAAATTAAAAACCTCTGAACTGTATTCAGGATTTATAAAAAAATATAAGTTATTCATTTCTTTAGAACTCTTTAATAAACTTGACATAAAATTATATAACACACTTTCACTATAACCCTCAAGATAAGTTATTCCAGAACTTTCAAATTCTTCTAAAGAAAATGTCTCTGAAACATATTCAGCCAAATCCATAACTTTCATATCGGCCCTATGTAAAGCATTGGTTAGATCTTGAAAAGAAGCTGTTACATTCTCAATGTTCTTAACCGCCTCTTCTTTAACTATTTTTTGACCAGACAAAATAGAAAAAATCATTATAAAACACATAGAAACAACTATCAAAGTTACCAATGGTACTAAAAGTTTCAATTTAATACTCTTCACTTTTCCTACCTCCAAACAACAATAATATTCTTTAGATTTTATACAAATGAACCTCAAATATTAACACCATAGTTAATGTTATGTAAATTAACACAATGATTATGATACTACACTCAATATTAACAATATAATTAACGTTATGTAAATTATCACAATGATTGTGATATTATACTTAATATTAACAATATAATTAACGTTATGTAAATTATCA
Encoded proteins:
- a CDS encoding methyl-accepting chemotaxis protein, coding for MKSIKLKLLVPLVTLIVVSMCFIMIFSILSGQKIVKEEAVKNIENVTASFQDLTNALHRADMKVMDLAEYVSETFSLEEFESSGITYLEGYSESVLYNFMSSLLKSSKEMNNLYFFINPEYSSEVFNLSLYNKSEGIKREKMVEKSKYDDIDMQWLEQTIKERNLIWTDPYEWDGEIILSHSMPVFIDNKIIAVVGTDLNFTSFRNDILNLSKYDTGKAMLLDSKGKIIVSEDHEGKYFEQLGLKELQNTVVNNEKGSSSYKYNDINYTAGFYTLFNDWVIVLRVEDSELFEGIYSMANIILIVTIIIIVLSIILIMFLTNKIVKPIKIISEDAEKLSNGDLKIEIDDKVKALKDEVGNLANSFDKLIRSQKSIIGSIKDSSDEVDKSANELSAVSEETTATSEELGAQIENIKSNSNNISSFIEEVLSSIEEISASSQSLSRIINELNEKANETNEAALDGENSVKSIVNIIKKAIEKTDKTKEDVDALNNDVKEVEKIIETIESITEQTSLLALNAAIEAARAGEAGKGFAVVADEIRKLADSSKTATHQISLIIENLMKASKAVEVSQDSSAQIIKDIKMESEVVDGKFKNIRSSIMHVASEIENVSAAIQEQSASSEEITSSMEKAASMVKDIDEQLLEAVSAVETQSSSSENISENAQILSELSEKLHKKVSFFKI